The DNA region GACCCATTGCAGAGAATGGCGGAGGAATTCCTGAACAGGATGCCGCAGTGGATGCTTGAGAAGCTCCGGGCCCTGGGAAAAGAGCGGAGCGACATCGCGAAGAGAATCGAAAGCCATGTCATCGATGCCGGGGACCTGGAGCGGGGCGCACTTATCGCCTATAACGACATTGCGAGCGAAAAAAAGAGCGTCATCAGCGGCGGCGAAGCCTGTTTCAGGAGAATAATCATCAACGGCGAGGAGTTTGTGATCGAGGATCTCTATTGCAGCAAGCCCTCGTGCAGATGCAGGGAGGCGTACCTCTCGTTCATGAAGCTCTCTGAATATCGGAAGGGAGAGCTTGAGCTAAGGGAGCTTTTCTCTGCGACGGTGCCCTTCAGGGGACGGCCCGCCGTGAACAGGCTTTTTGACTTTGACGTCGGGAAGGCCGAGGCGATTCTTGACCTCTTTCTGAAGGAGCGGCCCGGAGTCAGAAAGATCCTCAGGGAGCGCTACGACATCGTCAAGGCTGTTGCAGAAAGAAGCCTGAAAGCGCACCGGAGCGTAAAGCCGCCGCCCACTCCGCCGCCTTCCGCCTCTGCCCTGATGAGCCCCCTGGGTGCCATCGCCCCCCCCTTCTTCCCCGCCCCACAGGCCTCTGCGGTGAAAACGGGGAGAAACGAGCCCTGCCCCTGCGGGAGCGGCAGGAAATACAAGAAGTGCTGCGGGAGGTGAAGGCGGCGGGGAATTTCAAGTGGGCTCCTGTATCATTGATGAAGGTTGATGACCCGGGAGAGGTGGAGAGTCTGCATGAGAAGACAATGGAATCATCGGGGCGCGGGGATTTCACCTCGCACCCACTACTATAAGTAACCTTTGACGGGCTGGAAGGGAGCGACAATGGCGTGAATCTGATCATCTGCCCGGCAGGGTTCCCCGACAGGGTCAGGCAGGAAGCAGGAGAGCGCCTCATGGGGCTGTTGGGAGCGCAAGGAATTGTTAAAAAGAAGGGAAAAAGGTTAACTTTCTGTGCTTCTTATCGCAGATCTGGAGCCGTTTACATAGATAAGAAAGGGAGCTCCTTCAGAGAGGGAGCCGAAGGTGACGGTGAGACCGTATGGTGCCCGGCCGCTGACGGTGAGGGTTCTGAGGCCATGGAGCAGGTGGAGATGGCAGGCTTCGCAGAGCACGATGAGGTTCCACTCATCGTCGGTGCCCCCCTGGGAGCGCCTGATGATGTGGTGGATATGGAGATTCCGCCGGCAGCGGCATCCGGGGGACTGGCAATGGAATCGGTCGCGCTTCAGGATTTTATGGTGACGGGCCGCTTTGTGAAACTCACCTTCGGAGGCAAGGTAATCCGTGAGAAGGGCGGCAAGGAATCTTTCATCGGCAGAAGCCCCTTCCTGGATGCCATCGACGGTGACGGCGGCCTCCGGGTGCCCCTGAGAAGCGAGAAAGACCAGGGCGGCGATGTTCCAGAGCTCATGGAGCTCCTGCGGCAGATAAAACTTCACCGTCATGGCGCCTTTGACTGCTCTTGAGGGGGCCCCTCCCTGGAGGATATCCACGAGCAAGGCTTCCTCGGGATTGGCGCCCGGGGTGAGGGTGCAGATCTTCCGGGCCTCCTCCAGACGCGCACACAGGCAGGAATTTTTTTCAACCTGCCCCTCCTGCATGAGGCCCTTGTCGCCGGCACACAGGGAAGAAGATTTTTCAACCCGCCCCCTGCAGGTGGTGGCCGCAGCGGCAAGGAGCTCTTCTCCATCGCTGAAATATTTCCAGGGCGCATCAAAGCGCCTGTCGCGGGCTTCCTGGGCCCCTTC from Candidatus Eremiobacterota bacterium includes:
- a CDS encoding SEC-C metal-binding domain-containing protein, with the translated sequence MIDEDRLPDFVTFFSSPGRFDFSPIYCRNAECARSHVFLRFRELNSRRRPLRGGLTLTIDLDLATGREKKPPARPDPLQRMAEEFLNRMPQWMLEKLRALGKERSDIAKRIESHVIDAGDLERGALIAYNDIASEKKSVISGGEACFRRIIINGEEFVIEDLYCSKPSCRCREAYLSFMKLSEYRKGELELRELFSATVPFRGRPAVNRLFDFDVGKAEAILDLFLKERPGVRKILRERYDIVKAVAERSLKAHRSVKPPPTPPPSASALMSPLGAIAPPFFPAPQASAVKTGRNEPCPCGSGRKYKKCCGR